One Phycisphaerae bacterium RAS2 DNA window includes the following coding sequences:
- a CDS encoding outer membrane biogenesis protein BamB yields MHAVEFSTSPRFIRAPFARICALACTIALAVPAVRAAAADGVRLKPDAKSLSNVYVEHELDVKQATTGPDGKPMNVDARSVYGLLQTAKAEGDGMVLEVTMDRMLGYMSFSESMKSLYDSDDPDYEEASPMHKDAFNPVLNKSLSITIDAAGKATGVSGGDPIRAILKELGESNFVGSSLINGDLADVRIKSLFGESQFVILPEREVKVGDTWKKTQHAELENLGKVIYQYDCKLEKIEKADGREMAIIHYKGTVAKDPADKPAKDQKPTKMDGTLTGEARYDLASNRIADIRYTSDAKIEMPSWFQRGPDAPMMKIDTKATYHGTSRPVAERKKQKAEITERIAAAKAKKEAEEAAAMAGPVDPPTPANDPVAWLQWGGPDRDFKCSATGLANRWPKEGPPKLWERPLGDGFSCILCDGDTLYTMYSVRDKEDAKKGEEVVVALDAKTGKTKWEHKYDAPWPEGLQMEFGPGPHSTPLIVGDKLYTVGCTAILLCLDKKSGKVVWSEDLSAKYKADLHMRGYGASPLEYKGNILVTVSKEKGHAIIAFEKDTGKVAWKGGEFDPGYASLLAITVDGIEQLVAFGGKAVLGVDPSDGHTTWSIDHPTQWGANITTPLWNASDKTLFISSAYGMGSRGVQISKAGSQVAAKETWFNPRMKIQHATAVREGDWIYGSSGDFGPAFMGCVNAKTGEFGWRQRGIAKATVLLADGKLIVLDEDGSLFLVKADAEKYRLLGKMTGVCKKTAWTAPTLYGRTLYLRDREKIVAMDLGAGKTGT; encoded by the coding sequence ATGCACGCTGTCGAATTCTCCACTTCGCCCCGATTCATCCGCGCGCCGTTCGCGCGAATCTGCGCCCTGGCCTGCACGATCGCGCTGGCGGTCCCGGCGGTGCGCGCCGCCGCAGCCGATGGCGTCCGCCTCAAGCCCGATGCCAAGTCGTTGAGCAACGTTTACGTCGAACACGAGCTTGACGTGAAGCAGGCGACGACCGGCCCTGACGGCAAGCCGATGAACGTCGACGCCCGTTCGGTCTACGGCCTGCTGCAGACGGCCAAGGCCGAGGGCGACGGCATGGTGCTGGAGGTGACGATGGATCGCATGCTGGGCTACATGTCGTTCAGCGAATCGATGAAGAGCCTGTACGACAGCGACGACCCGGACTACGAAGAAGCATCGCCGATGCACAAGGACGCCTTCAACCCGGTTTTGAACAAGTCGCTGTCGATCACGATCGATGCCGCCGGAAAAGCGACGGGTGTCAGCGGCGGCGATCCGATCCGGGCCATCCTCAAAGAACTGGGCGAGTCCAACTTCGTCGGCAGCTCGTTGATCAACGGCGATCTCGCCGACGTGCGAATCAAGTCGCTCTTCGGCGAGTCGCAGTTCGTCATCCTGCCGGAGCGCGAGGTGAAAGTCGGCGACACATGGAAGAAGACCCAGCACGCGGAGCTGGAGAACCTCGGCAAAGTCATCTATCAGTACGACTGCAAACTGGAAAAGATTGAGAAGGCCGACGGGCGCGAGATGGCGATCATCCATTACAAGGGAACGGTCGCGAAGGACCCGGCCGACAAGCCCGCGAAGGATCAGAAGCCGACAAAGATGGACGGCACGCTGACCGGCGAAGCGCGCTACGACCTGGCCTCCAATCGAATCGCCGACATCCGCTATACGTCCGACGCAAAGATCGAGATGCCGTCGTGGTTCCAGCGCGGGCCGGACGCGCCCATGATGAAGATCGACACGAAGGCAACCTACCACGGCACGTCGCGCCCGGTCGCCGAACGCAAGAAGCAGAAGGCCGAGATCACCGAGCGAATCGCCGCGGCCAAGGCGAAGAAAGAGGCCGAAGAAGCCGCCGCAATGGCCGGCCCGGTCGATCCGCCGACACCGGCAAACGACCCGGTCGCGTGGCTGCAATGGGGTGGGCCGGATCGCGATTTCAAGTGCAGTGCCACGGGTCTGGCAAACCGCTGGCCGAAGGAAGGCCCGCCGAAGCTCTGGGAGCGGCCGCTGGGCGACGGGTTCAGTTGCATCCTGTGCGACGGCGACACGCTGTACACGATGTATTCCGTTCGCGACAAGGAAGACGCGAAAAAGGGCGAAGAGGTTGTCGTCGCGCTCGATGCAAAGACAGGCAAGACGAAATGGGAACACAAATACGACGCACCCTGGCCCGAAGGCTTGCAGATGGAGTTCGGCCCCGGCCCGCACAGCACGCCGCTGATCGTCGGCGACAAGCTCTACACCGTCGGCTGCACGGCGATATTGCTTTGCCTCGACAAGAAGAGCGGCAAGGTCGTCTGGTCGGAGGACCTCTCAGCCAAGTACAAAGCCGACCTGCACATGCGCGGCTACGGCGCCAGCCCACTGGAATACAAGGGCAACATTCTCGTGACCGTCAGCAAAGAGAAGGGTCACGCGATCATTGCATTTGAGAAGGACACCGGCAAGGTCGCGTGGAAGGGCGGAGAATTTGATCCCGGCTACGCATCGCTGCTCGCCATTACGGTTGACGGCATCGAGCAGTTGGTCGCGTTCGGCGGCAAGGCCGTGCTGGGCGTCGATCCGTCCGACGGCCACACGACGTGGAGCATCGATCACCCGACGCAATGGGGCGCGAACATCACGACGCCGCTGTGGAACGCGAGCGACAAGACGCTGTTCATCTCCTCTGCGTACGGCATGGGCTCGCGCGGCGTGCAGATCAGCAAGGCCGGCAGCCAGGTCGCCGCAAAGGAGACGTGGTTCAATCCCCGCATGAAGATTCAGCACGCGACGGCCGTGCGCGAGGGCGACTGGATTTACGGCAGCAGCGGCGATTTCGGCCCGGCGTTCATGGGGTGTGTGAACGCGAAGACGGGCGAGTTCGGCTGGCGACAGCGCGGGATCGCCAAGGCGACGGTGCTGCTGGCCGACGGCAAGCTGATCGTGCTGGACGAGGACGGCTCGCTGTTCCTCGTGAAGGCCGACGCGGAGAAGTATCGGCTGCTCGGAAAAATGACGGGTGTCTGCAAGAAGACGGCCTGGACCGCGCCGACGCTGTACGGCCGAACGCTGTACCTCCGCGATCGCGAGAAGATCGTCGCGATGGATCTCGGCGCGGGCAAGACCGGCACCTGA
- the glpT gene encoding Glycerol-3-phosphate transporter yields the protein MSQSATPANDASTVHGDLPPGYRARRGQNWILLGLTYASYYLCRYNLSPIAPELMRDLNLDKSQYGKINSGRDGAYAVGQMVNGLFTDRLGGKRALLIGALGTVALNFVFGLVAWSSLPGMLTLLVLIRSADGYIQAFGAPGFIKINTAWFRRRERGALAGIFGAMINLGAIGAGQLARLLASGFAVPLLVVTLTVPKMDWRYLFIIPPIAVLFIVILMYLGVKNTPEEAGYEIQHDDEPPDDSTERVRLRDVFRKIASNPTVWIVAGAYFCTGFVRRAIESWWAIYLDEIWHVGKDSSLFAAFAWGLPITATVGSMASGYISDLLFAGRRAPVAAVLYLLQVVMTALVLMVPHGGTASAALAVTLIIGVSMMCNSTHSILGTAAAMDLGGRKMAGCSAGIIDSFQYYGALLSGWGLGELFIYVARDSGVDGGPISPTIWIGSMLPFGLIGAGLMTYLWLKNRGKRVAGA from the coding sequence ATGAGCCAATCTGCCACACCGGCCAATGACGCCTCCACGGTTCACGGTGATCTGCCGCCGGGCTATCGCGCGCGACGCGGGCAGAACTGGATTCTCCTCGGATTAACGTACGCCTCCTACTACCTGTGTCGATACAACCTTAGCCCGATCGCGCCGGAATTAATGCGCGATCTGAACCTCGATAAGTCGCAATACGGAAAAATCAACTCCGGTCGAGACGGCGCCTACGCCGTCGGGCAAATGGTGAACGGCCTGTTCACCGATCGGCTTGGCGGCAAGCGGGCCTTGCTCATTGGCGCACTGGGAACTGTTGCGCTGAACTTCGTCTTCGGCCTGGTGGCGTGGTCAAGCCTGCCCGGCATGCTCACGTTGCTCGTGCTGATTCGTTCGGCCGATGGTTACATCCAGGCGTTCGGCGCACCGGGATTCATCAAGATCAACACGGCTTGGTTTCGCCGGCGTGAGCGCGGGGCGCTGGCCGGCATATTCGGTGCCATGATTAACCTCGGTGCCATCGGCGCGGGACAACTGGCGCGGCTGCTCGCATCGGGATTTGCCGTGCCGCTGCTGGTCGTGACGCTGACGGTTCCCAAGATGGACTGGCGGTATCTGTTTATCATCCCGCCAATTGCAGTGTTGTTCATTGTTATATTGATGTACCTGGGCGTTAAGAACACACCGGAAGAGGCGGGCTATGAGATTCAACACGACGACGAGCCGCCGGATGACTCCACCGAGCGTGTTCGCCTGCGCGATGTGTTTCGCAAAATCGCTTCAAATCCGACGGTGTGGATAGTCGCGGGGGCCTACTTCTGCACCGGCTTTGTCCGCCGCGCCATCGAATCGTGGTGGGCGATTTACCTCGATGAAATCTGGCACGTCGGCAAGGACTCGTCACTCTTCGCGGCATTCGCCTGGGGCTTGCCGATTACCGCGACGGTTGGCTCGATGGCCTCGGGCTATATCTCCGACTTGCTCTTCGCCGGTCGCAGAGCGCCGGTCGCCGCGGTGCTCTATCTGTTGCAGGTCGTCATGACCGCGCTCGTGCTGATGGTGCCGCACGGTGGCACTGCATCCGCCGCGCTGGCCGTCACGCTCATCATTGGAGTCAGCATGATGTGCAATTCGACTCACTCGATCCTGGGCACGGCCGCCGCCATGGACCTGGGCGGGCGCAAAATGGCCGGCTGCTCTGCAGGCATCATTGATTCGTTTCAATACTATGGAGCGTTGCTGTCAGGTTGGGGACTGGGCGAATTGTTCATCTACGTCGCGCGTGACAGCGGCGTCGATGGCGGACCGATCAGTCCGACAATTTGGATCGGCTCCATGCTTCCGTTCGGCCTGATTGGCGCTGGGCTGATGACTTACCTCTGGTTGAAGAATCGCGGAAAGCGCGTCGCCGGCGCGTGA